In Anopheles ziemanni chromosome X, idAnoZiCoDA_A2_x.2, whole genome shotgun sequence, the genomic window AAATTGGATGATGGTTCAACTGTTTACCAAGGATGAGGGTAGGAAGCGCTACTGGTGGAAAACGTTGTTACCAAACCATATTTGTTAGCAATTTACCTTGGTTTGCTTTTTGGTACAAGATAAGACCGCTggttgtaattaattttccgTCGATGTGATCGCGCTGGATTTGGGAGGAAGGAGATTCAACGAGGGCTGCATTGACGTGAACGGGGAAAGCGGAAGCGTACggttccggaggatcggatGTTTAAAGAGGATCGAGATCCGGCACCACACTTACCGCTTTGATGGCGATCACGTGTCACCCGAGCCGAGGCAAAGCGAACACTGCCTGATTGTAGACTTTGGCTGATGGTCGTCCGTCACCGGCGGGGGTGAATTTTCCGGAAACTTGAAAACTTCCGGAAACGCTGGGCAAGATGCGCGTAACGGTTGATTGAAGGTGGCAAATACTCCGTCGGAACCGGTACGTTGAGCTTACGGAAACCGGGGCTGAAACACGTGACACTCGGCTGGAACTTGCAAAGAAACCACCTTACCCACCATTCACCACTAAACACTTACACCCGCACACTGAAACGCTGACGCACAGGCACAAAAGAgtcgttttaaattttttaatttttcaacttttacgGATATTTTCCTTTCTCACAGTGAGACACGCCTCTTGTGGCTTTTACTGTCAAGAGCAATAGAAAGAAAaggtatttaaattttatacgatacacacaaacatgcaCACACCGACACACTCATACACGCAGGCCTTAAaggaccaggcgcctccatcccgTTTTGCGAACGTTCGTGGGGTCTTTGATGTGATTGATCGTGGAAAACCGGCGATGATCGGTGaagaaagggaaagggaaagattccgtttcccttttcctttccatcctCCGCAGTGCTACATCCTTGCTGTTTTTTCCccgagttgttttttttttgcttactttttccttcaaactaCCTTTGCGTTACTTTCTTCCAATCAAAGCAGACAACTAGTTGAGAGTTTTTCtttgcgtttgtttgcaaGTTGAATGTAGAAGAACtagaaagggggggggggggggggctgtgGGGAAGCGAAAGGATGCAACACTTCCCTAGAGGCTGGTTGAAAGATCATTACAATTGTATACCCTGTCGCGGAAGGCGCTGGACTGATCACGGTTTCATCTGCGAACGGAACGGTTCCTTGGGAAGCAAATGTTCGTCTCGGGTTTTGAttttacttgttttgttttcttctctttgtcAAGCAAAACACTCGAACGCATTAAGACACTTTGCTGTTTTGCGAAACCGATCAAGGCAGATCAATTTTCCGATTGAGCATTAAGAAGGGAAAAGCTGAACGACGATCACCACCGCgggcttccacttccactgcgAGTTTGCTAACTCTGTCACGGTTTGCTGTTTCTTGAATCTTGTACACGCGACACAACTCTTTTGGGGCTTGAACTCGAGACAAAAGATCGAGAGCGTTTGGCTCGCTTCGCTCGGAAAAGCACGTCCACACAGGCTGGAAGATGCAGGAAAACTGAACGCTTCCAAAGTCCACCGACGCGTTGGTTCCTTTCGTCCGCTGGCAGACCCGAACGGATCGGAAGCCGAAAATAGCCGACTGCCGTCGTTCGGTCCGAGCATTTCCACCCGCCAAACAGCGGTAGGTTTTCCAACGGCTCAACTGACAGCAGCACGCGGCGCCAGGACGACGTCCTGCGAGCGATGGATGCAGTTGCCTGGCAGTTGCGTGCTGTGTGTTTTCCGTATCGGTGTGCGAAGCTGCTGGCCGGTGCCATAATGGGTTTGCGTTTAATCTCGACCGATCGTAAATCAGCCAGCGCTAATCGAATTTCCCAAGCACGAAAGATAAGCACGATGGCGTTAATTTTTCGATATCACACCACAAATACGAATGCTATAAAATGCCGATTCATCATCCGCCAGCCGGGTGGCGTTTGATTAGCAGCGAACGGAACAGATTCCAAACGCGCCCCGAAGCCCACCGGAAACCGAACGAATTTCCcttttcgatgtttttgtCCTCTCGCGGCGAGAAGGGAAAAGGAATCGCGGGCGTAAAATTTTCCGCTAGAGGGTTGTCGGAAAACAAGTTTCAATCGTTCCCAGGACACTCGCAATCATAGAGGAACTTAACTTCAAGCTTCGATTTCGAGCGAATCGTTCCAAAACACGTTCTACGTGAAATAaccatcgagcagttttgtatgggaggTGGGACGAAGCAGGGAGGACTGCTCGAAAACGTCCTAGAATTGGTGTCACCCCTAGACAAAAAAGTAGAATATAACGGGACGATATCACGAGCTGCCTAGTTGGTAAGTGCGTGATGTTGACATGTTGTAAGATTAGTTGAATTGTTAGAGAAATGTACGGTGACAGTTTGTACGAAACTACTGTTGTTTAAAACCTTTGTGAAAATGATCTTCACCAACTCAGCTCAGTTCAGGCTGCATCGCAAAAACATCTGCAGCTTAAAATTCACGCGTCCCGATCCAACGTACGTTGATAGCACGAACCGAACATCTGGAGATCGGATCAAGAGATGGGAGAAAGATCTTCCATCGGGAAGAACACTTATTTCTGTAAAATCTATGTTATCTGCCATTGAACTAGCGTTGATTTTAGGCTATTTTTAGCTTGGTATCGCTCTTTGGACACCGTTGGTTCGACACCCGATGTAGTTCGCTTATTGTATATTTGAattgtttaacaaacaaaGAATCGATTAATAATCGTGGCAGTTGTTGTTAGTAATGTTTTATTGTCTCATGTTAACACACGGTTAGTTGTTACTTTATAGCTTATAGTTGCTTAAATTTATCGTTTTATAAATATTGACAAATATTCTGCTGATGTTTTACTTTGCGTACATGCtcacatttttccactttttcgcCACTTGCATGCGCAACATCTGCAGCTATAGTTGCTTTGTACGAAAATGGCACGTGAAGAAACTATCGTTTGATAAATATTCTGCTGGTGTTTTACTTTGCGTGCATGCTATCATCTTTCCACTTGCATGCGCAACATCTGCAGCTCTAGTTGCTTTGTACGAAAATGGCACGTGAAGAAACTATCGTTTGATAAATATTCTGCTGATATGTTACTTTGCCTGCGTGCTATCATTTTTCCACTTCACTTGCATGCGCAACATCTGCAGCTCCTCATTTGCCATAGCTAGATTTTCTCGTAATTCTTGATTCTCTGAGTAGGCTTTTCGACAGTCTTCTTGCACCCGTTGGATAGTGCTTTCGGCGTTGGCTTGTAACATCGCCCGTGCCTGTGCCATCGCCTGCAACTCCCCAGTTTTTGCCTCAAGGTCTCGTTTGACCTGTCGGACAATCCTCGCGGCACGTAACATCGCCCGTGCCATCACATGCAactcttcatttttttcctcaaGGTCTCGTTTGACCCGCAGCATAGTGAACTCTGCGTCGGCTTGTAGCCGTCTTATAGTGGTCATGGCGTTGAATTTGACCATCGCTCGCGCCTCTGCCATCTCCCGCAAATGCCTAGTTTTTGCCTCAAGGTCTCGTTTGAGCTTCCAATTGTTGTAATCTGCCTCCCACAGGAGTGTCATTTCAGTGCGGATCAACCGGAGGTACATCTGCTCCTTCCGCGTGTGGATGTTAGCTGCACGACTCTGTCCCTGGGTCGAGGTATCGGCAGCATTATTAGTTTCTTTCGCTTCAGCCAGCGCTTTCTTCACCTGCTGGCGGATTTGTATGACGTTCAGCTTATTCCATTTGGTCCGGTTCGCTATGTACTTTAACATCACTTCCGGATGCTTTACTAcgtaattattgaaatatttatatacTGCCCGGCGGCGGTCCGAGCGTGGGTCTTCATTTGCGTATTGCATGATGTCGGTCGTCTGCAGGTAAAAACAGAGCCATTAAACATAATATAATAAACATTGGTAACACTATAGCTACATTGATTGAATCCCGTACCTGGTAAGAAAATACTGCGCGGTGACTGCTTTACTCGGGGAGATACGGGGACTCTGGCGGATCACGATTGTTTTTGCGAAGTGGCCTTCGAAACTATTCACTGTCCACCCTCAtattaaattctaaaaaatagTATGACTTATTAATAACACTGTACAACCAACAAACAGAGCCAAATAATTCAGCTCCTACCAATTGTCGCTTGTCGTAACACGAGGATGACGCATACTGATATTTGTTGCGTTAACCGCTTAGCGCAGACAATTGTGCAAATTATGAAACCACCATTGGTGTTCCATACCTCTCAAACACAGTAGCCTAATAAATACTATTTATTGTAGCATACACACTGAATTTCGTCGTATTTTCAACTCAATTGCACGAGGAATAAATGTATTTTGCCGATGTGCTGTGCTGCTTTCTTTGTTTACCGCAAGCTAACCGGCCGTCAATGACAACCGGTTTGAAATGATGTCGAAAATTGATGTTTACGGCTTatactagtgttgtgccttatgaatctttaggcgagattcattcatatgaatctttcacctaagattcatgaatcttttgggattcatgaatcttcacaTGTTGCTGATTCTTACGAAACCTTACaaaatcttcatgaatctttcacgaatcttgATGATTCTTTCGCGTAGCGTAGATTCAAAATCGACTAAAAAAAGCAGGGGAGCGGGGTCTCTCTACCCATTTTTGGTCTTTACTTTTCGTGTTCTTTTAACATTAATGAATCATTGATGGgattcacaatttttttttttaagtttcgtaaatctataaaacgatgcaaagaatcattcagattcatgaatcggaatcggaattacacaactctagtttatATGCGGTTTCGAACAgctatttaaataattttctgtTTCGTAGAATAGTGATatcagaaaaaatattttctctaCTAACTATTTGCATTGTAAAATTGCTAATAACATACCATATGAacagattaaaaaaagaaggttATTTTACGGGGAGAAcctgttattttaaaataaacactttcGAACAACGAAAGCTTGGCTAAGCGAGCATATTTGAATTGACCGTTGGCGAAAATCATGCGTGTTGTTTGGAAATTGTTCTTTTACATGAATTATACATATCAAACGCAACACGAAGCGTAttgttatcaaatttaaagcTTGAtggaacataaataaaattaattattttaatgcaacatgttttatttgaacaaaacaattagAAATCAATTAAACACAGCAATTCAGCACCAAGTGTAGAGTTCATACAAGAATGTAGACACGGGGAATAAGTTAATTGCTTTCACACtgcttatttgttttttttgttttgcattgccTTAACTTATATGCTAATTTCacttatcattttttttttgtgttgctaACAAAATGTGATATACAGTAAGCTTTTCGTACAAGGACTTCACAGTATAACCAACCGCACGCATCGTTAATATCATGGACCAGCGAAAAAAACATTCTGTTTATTCGGAAACAAAAGGCATCGAACTGCGATTGCACACCGGGAGTTGGGAAAAAACTGACTAACTAACACTGGATCCATCGTAGAATACGGCAGCACCgtaaaaatagaaatgaaaaaataacactgATCCATATCAAACGCAGCCTTTTCAAGTCATTACCAAATACCAAATCATTCTGTACCTTTTTTTGCCGATCGCGGTAGAGGGATAAAGGAATGTGCGGACGCCGTCCAAGTACTTTTCGTGGATTCCAGACGCAAAGGCAGCGTGGGaaggaaataataataataataaaaaatagataatgttgtttgtttcgcgCGTCTGGTGGACAATTCAATTTCGGGAGCTTCATCTCGCACTCTGAAAGCTCCATTGATTTGCTATATGTACGACCTGTATTGTATAGATATTATTCTATATTTCGTGAGCTTCATAATCGAACGCAGCTCATCACTTTGCATGAGTCTCGATTTCGAACACTGCCAACGTCAGATATTCCCCGAGGAGGGTAACAACCGTGGAGTTGTATCCCATGGTCGCTCGAAAGAATGTTTTTCGAGAGCGAGCAGCCAGGAGGTTCCTAAATACGTACGTTGTCCGTCCCATCACTTTGGCATCAGTTCATCGGTTCCAGTGTCTAAATAATGCGCTCGCTTCGGTCGGTCTCGATTGGCCATTGAGTAATGCCTGATCGACTCTTTCTCGATCCGACGAGATCCATAACATTGCCGATTGTAACGCACTGACAACAGCTGGTTAATATTTAAGTTCAGTATCATGCCTGTCTGAAAGGCTCACTAGGTTTTAGTTTTCCCTCTGCCTTCTCTTGCACAACGAATCGGGAATCTCGCCTACACCACCGGCCAAGTGGGGGACAATAGTATTTACAGTTACACTAAAGCTACAGCCTACTCCGCGGACAGAGAACCACTCACTAAACGAGGCCGACGACCTACCCACGCATTACGGCCCGTctattaacacgttaagcgctacgtcggccccatggggccgacagtgttcttccccgtaagccggcgtcggtctgctcggaCCGACAGAGCCCGTTAGGTAGGCTTAGCAGTGCAATTGggcatagcgcttaacgtgttaacggCAATGTTTGGGAAGTAAAACAAAGTCCCACCCTGGCGTTGGGTAAATACATTGCCGTCGGTCGCCTATGGCCATTAGAGAAAGCCCCGTCCGGTTCGAATTCTTAGACTACTCCAGCTGTGGAGTGAACAGGTTTGAGAACGGATTTAACGGCACGATGACGACCTGGATTTTGATCGTGTCCTGCCGCTCGCCGACCAGGTACCGGGACGGGCTGTGCATCACCTGCTGCAACTCCTCGAACGGGATCAGGTTGTCGATGTTGACTACACGTTGATCGTTGGAGAAGTACGCCATACGGACGTGGCACGTGTGCACGTACTCCTGGTCGTTCATCATGCCGGCAATCAGAACGCCAATCTACAAGACGAGAGGAACACATTAGCATCATGTTGTTGGAGAAATGCTTACCGCCCAGTTTTACCATGTATCGACGCTCGCATATCAACGATGCCTGGCACGTCACTCGCAATCGGACCGTACGGATAATACTCTCCGGGATATCGCGGCTCGATGAGGCACTATAGACGCCAATCAGCTGCGCAGGTTTGTAGCGTACACCGAGCGGGAAAAACTCTACATCCCATCCATCACATTCCTCTGCAAGAAGAAAAGGAACCCAAAACGATTGACATAAACCATAAATCGTTTTCGTTCTCGTTTTGAAAAGAATTACCATCCTTCGAATCGCTGTCGATGAAGTTTCTTGGAGAGAAAAACATCGATGGAAAGCTAGAGTACTTTTCCATGTTGTCGAAAAAGTTGACTGCAATGCCGAGGCTCCACAGGTCGCACGTGTACAGCCGTGGCGTGAACTGCTGCTCGCCGTACTCGGTTTGCCGGGCCGCCGCAATCACCTCGGTGCGCTCCGAGTGGAAGTTCATGCCGTCGGCGACGCGCGCCACGACGAACTCCTTCAGTTCGCGCAGTGACGGGCTGACCAGCACATTCGCCATCTCGATCAGCCGCATCATCGGAAAGCGGATGTACACCAGCACGTTGCTGGTGATGCTGTTCAGTGCGTTCTCGCGCTCCCTCTCGCGCATTTCGGTGCGGCTCTCGATCTTGCGCTTCTGGTACCAGAACCAGCGTTCGACCAGCTCGTACAGCCGGTACTCGCTGCGGATTGCCAGATCGTTCTGCTGCAACAGCCAGTGCATGATACCCGGGCTCAGATCGAGCCAGCCGTTATGCGCCACGACAAGCTCCAGGTTCCACTTGAGATAGTTTTCCAGGAGCGTAATCAGATCCCTTCGCTCCGGGCAGATCAGCAGCGAGTGGTCAAGCCACTCGACGAAGCACCCGTTGGCTGCCGCTTTGTTCAGGTGCTCCTTCATGTAGTCGACGCACAGCTGTACGAGGTCGCGGATGTTATACTTGTCCGCTAACTTCAGGATGTACACGACTGTGTCGACCGAGATCGTCATCTGGCCAACGTACATGTAGCGAAGGAACTGCGGGAACACACCATGgcacttttcctcctcctgcaGCGTCACGACCGCGTCGCCAAACTCGCGCCACGTAGCGTTCATCAGCATCACATGGAAGACGTCGCTGCTCGCGCACAGGATGATCCTGTGCGCCGGATAACGATTTTTTCCGACCACCAGTGTCACGTCCGACATCAACCGTTCCGCGTACAGGTTCGCTATCTTCTGCAGTACACTGTCCTTATTATAAACCTACAAATAAAACGGTGTTCAAGTCCACAATATTATGGTTGTTTGGTTGCTGCGTCCTGGGTAAGCCTCTCTATCAACTCCGAAGTACTTGAAAGTTCAGGCTTCACATGTTTCATTAGGGTATAATTAAAATCAATGGTGTTTGCTAACATGTTAGTAAGTAAAGCACAAATGACGCAGTTCTCAGTACAAACAAGTGTTCCATGatccatttgtttttgtttttggcaccGTGTCGTAACAGAAGTTTACGCCCTAATTTCTCCATGGATATTACTCTCCTCTTTTAAGCGACTGGTTAGACCGCATTTCACACACAGTACAACAGTAGTACATACCATTTTTCTGCCCACATCTTTGCTTTCCTCAACGTCAACCATTTCACAGTCCTGCTGTTGCTTATCCTCCGTCGCAGCGTCCATGGTGTTGTGATCCGGATTGGACTACGAATTGATCGGATACTTAGATGGATTTCACCAGGTAAACCATGGCTGTGATCGTACACGACGTCGCAAAAGTTACACCGGATCCGTGCTCCAGAATCGGGTCCAGTTGACAAAGTACTGCAAACACAGGTCGAGATTGCGTCGTTGTGGGTGTTATTAGAAGACTGAGCAGTACTATCGCAACAACCACCCCAGGAAACCTACAATCGCTTacgatttgttgttttgctcctTAGATCCTTTCAATGTCGATGCAATGTATTGCGAAACGCAGGCTGCGTCGTGCAATTTGCGAAACTATTTATCACTCGCGGTCTATTGCTTATGATTACTTTACGGATGTTTAGAAACCACTGCGATTTACCTCAAGGAGTAAGCGGAAGGTATGGCTGACATGTTGCACATTCTTTTTGACAATCATGGGTTTTGAGCTTTGTTTACTATCCCGAACTCGCACAAACGCAGTTATTTAGAAAAGAGCTATCTTAAAATAGCGAAAATGATAGCCAGTCGACCATTAAAGATGTTACTTTCAcgtaaaaacaacgaaaacccGTCACAGAAAAATTACAACACTGCTTATCATTGACAAGCACTTTGACAACTAACCAAGGTGAGTAAGTTCCTCAGTGTGAACAGCATTATACCAGTGTGAGGTACAGCACAAACCTTTACTTTAACTTTTCTACTTTCAATAtttgaaatagaaataaattgaaataaaatttacttagATTTAGTGTTAGAATCTCTGCATGCATTGCTGTGTAGCTAGATAAACACCTGCAACGACAAGGTTATCATATACTGTAATAGCTACCTTGCTACGGAACGTTCATCTCGACGTGAAGCTGTCAAAccgcaagcaaaacaaaatgaaggcAGTACTTGTAAATTTATCATCTTTTTCGCTAAACAAACGGGCAGTGCATTGTTATATATGGATTTTCAGCCCTTTAGCCTGTACTTAGCGAACCAGTGGCGAAAATGGCCGATTACGTGCAACTGGATGACGGCCACTATTTTGTAGATATTGTGCGTGTTCCCGGTGAACAGGTTCATTTGAAGTGCATCATGTTCGACATGAAATCCTTATGGATTGAACAACTGTCCATCGAAGCGGTGGTAGCGCGTGAAAATGTAATATGCCTGCGATCGAAGTGTTGTACCGTCGCTTGCAAGTCACCGCTTGTAATACCTCCTTTCCCCATTGTTGTATTCCACAGAAGCGAGACCCTGTTTGTTGCTACACCGAAGCCCTGATTGATACCCTTCTGGCGAAAAAACCAGCTAGCTACACGTTGCATTCAAGCGCTACTGGGGATGAAGATGCATGCGAAGATCATCGGACTCTCGCCGTCAAGTACTATGTTTACGAAACGCCGGTCACATTGGAGTTCAGGCTAAAACCGGGATCCGTCGATGAGATGTCGGAGTGCGTTATTCTACCCCTGTGGCGTGCGGTCCTGCTGCTGGATGCGAAAAATCGATCCTTAACCGAGCAGTTGGTTCAAAAAGATGTTGAAATCGCGCAGTACCGTGCCGAGGGAGCAGAATTGAAACGGAGTAAGTGTTATTATCCGATCTTTGCTGTATCGTCTCAAAGTTGGATTGATTCTAACTTGCACTCTTGCAGCCACCGTTCAGACAACAAAGTTCGAAGCGCAGCAATTTAATGAAAAGTTTCCACTCAGTGCGCCTACTGGAAAAGGGCTCAATATATCTCGCATTCTGGATGGACGGGAGCAGCGACAAAAACTCATTAACGCGGTGCAACTGGTTGTCGAGTCAACCGGGCAGCTGGAAAGCCCTTCCACAAGTGGTAGAGGGATCAAACGATCTCCATCCACTAGGTGGGCCACCTCCAAACGGCCGgtcaaaaaatggaaacatcaACGAGTGGATATCCTTTGCACCAAGATCAAGTATATGCAATGTCTTCTTCTAGTTTCATCGACATATTCACTGATTTGATATATATTATTAGATTCCCCAATCTGCCGGACAATCCGCTGAACAAATCGATGGCGATGGCTAAACGATTTAAAATGCAGGAAAGTGACGATGAAGCTAAGAACATTCGAACTATGTCAAGCGATGATGAAGTGACTACAAAAGAAACTCATGAATAGGTTCTGGTTTGGTCTATACCATTGTTGACACTACGTATCGAAGTATAGCATAATATTTTACTCTACAACCATTTCCAGTCCTTTTGCGGTAACTAAAGCGGTAGGTCAAAGTCTATAAAACGATAGTCAGTGTTAAATTGTTTAATCATGCGTAAAATTTGGCTACTATTGGCATACACAGAGTTtctattttcaatcaacgGGATATGGTGACCACACAACATCGTTATATTCTTCAGTATAATAGTTATATTATTTCAAGCACATGTCCCATCTATAGTGTAGTCAGTTACGATCGGGTTTTgagatttattaaatttgcgTTTAATGTACGCATCTTGTGTTTGTATATATTTGAACAACCTGTATTTATGTATAATAAATTTAGTATAAACCTAATATTACATCAACCCGAAGTTTAATGTCTTTTATTTCCAATGAGGTATCACATTTAGCATAACGTTTTGTCCTATAAGCGGTAAGTACAAGCAGGCAAACTCGAATGTCTGTTCGAAACCCCATAATAACAtttgaaatttgttaaaaCGTTTATAATAAACCCCATAATAactgaaatttattttagcaCTATTAAAAGCTATAAAACTCTTGTGATAGCCCAAAGACAGTGCCGCAACGGTTTTTGGAGCTTTTAGAAAGTAAATATAGCTTTATAAAAATTGCTTCTATAAAGGATTGAGACCAGCTAAATCAAGTATTTTGCAGTGTGCAATGCATTTCTTAGTAGGTATGAAATTCAAAGAGTTTCTATTAATATTTAACTTTACGAAGCTAGTTGAAACTTGAGCTAGTTAATAAAAACGAGTCATTTGCTCTGAATATCAATATGAAGTCAAACTTAGTTACACACTAAGTTAAAACATACACATCATATTACATGATTTCATCCCCCATACATTAGGTTGAGAGGTCCCTACCATACATTTCATTTGTTCATATTGTGGGAAAAGTCTACCGAGCCCTCGGGTAAATCGGGTAAAAATCAGATGCCGCAATATCTTCCCATATTCCAATCTGTTATCTCGAGCAATTACGGCGCGATATCTCACCTGAACACTGATTACACAGGGATGTTTCAGCATTaggaaacaaacattaaacaccatcttttgttatttttgtctGAGAATGCACCACCGCCACGTAGCGCGTAGTAGAATAGAAGgtcttttgttcattttattcatCCTGTACAACAAATAtagaaaacgaaaagtacAAAACCCGCGGCACGTATGCAGCGGTGTGCGCCCGCTGCAGCTatttctgctgctgctacgCTACGCTGCCCGTCCGGTTATGACGTTGGTATCGGACACTCGGAGGAGTAATAACAGGACGAGGGGAAAGGATTAAATGCAATCGAGTCGCATGATGGCCATTCTTTTACAGCTCGTCGTGCGGTCCGTCGTCCTGTGCCGCGAGATGCTGGACAACGAACTCGTGCAGATCGTCGAGCGAGCGGGGCCCGTAGTACTCGGTCACTTTTTCACCGGCTCGGTAGAGGAAGACGGTGGGGTACCCGTTGACCTCCTGGTCGCCACACAACTCCTTGTTGCCGTCGACCGTGCAGTCCACCTTGGCGATGGTGACGTCGGTGCGGGCCGCCATCTTCTCCGCAAGCTGCTCCCAGGTAGGCGCGAGGCGCATGCAGTGGCCACACCAGGGCGCGTAGAACTTCACCACTGTCACGCCCTTAGCGATCGCGTGCGCGAAGTCGCCCTCACTCAGCTGCACCACTACCGACTTGTTGTCCTCCTTGTCGGCGCCCTCGAGCTTCGCACCTTCCTCGCCGCCCTCGGCCATACTGGCCAGCCCACCCGCCATCTTCGCGACGTACGCCTTCAGGTCGTCGTGCGAGCGCGGCCCGGTGTACTTTTCGATCTTCTTGCCGTCCTCGATCCAAAGCAGAGTCGGGTAGCCCTTCACCTCGAAGTCGGTGCAGATTGGCCGGTACTGCGTGCAGTCGATCTTCGACACCTGGATGTCGCGCTCGTGCTCGAGGCTGCGTGCCAGCTCCTCCCACGTCGGTGCCAGCTTGGTACAGTGGCCACACCAGGGTGCGTAGAACTTGACGAAGTGCTTACCACTCGAGATGTGCTTCGCGAACGTGTCCTCAGTCAGCTCGAGCAATGGGGAGGCGGgcggcgtcggtggtgtcggtaCGTCATCGTCGCTACCTTCCTCCTTCTCACTGTCGCCGCCGGTAGAGCCGGACGCGGTTCCAAGCTGCTCGTTGAGGAACGCGTTGAACAGCTCCAGATTACGGCCCCCGCGATACTTCGTGCCCTGCCTCGTGTCGCTCTTGCGGAAGAGCATCAGCGTCGGATATCCGGTCACGTCATGCTGCGTGCATAGGTCGCCATCGGTGGTGCAGTCGACGCGACCAACCTTCACCAAGCCAGTCGCCTCGTTGTTGCGTC contains:
- the LOC131290411 gene encoding uncharacterized protein LOC131290411, which encodes MADYVQLDDGHYFVDIVRVPGEQVHLKCIMFDMKSLWIEQLSIEAVVARENKRDPVCCYTEALIDTLLAKKPASYTLHSSATGDEDACEDHRTLAVKYYVYETPVTLEFRLKPGSVDEMSECVILPLWRAVLLLDAKNRSLTEQLVQKDVEIAQYRAEGAELKRTTVQTTKFEAQQFNEKFPLSAPTGKGLNISRILDGREQRQKLINAVQLVVESTGQLESPSTSGRGIKRSPSTRWATSKRPVKKWKHQRVDILCTKIKFPNLPDNPLNKSMAMAKRFKMQESDDEAKNIRTMSSDDEVTTKETHE
- the LOC131290861 gene encoding BTB/POZ domain-containing protein 17 — its product is MDAATEDKQQQDCEMVDVEESKDVGRKMVYNKDSVLQKIANLYAERLMSDVTLVVGKNRYPAHRIILCASSDVFHVMLMNATWREFGDAVVTLQEEEKCHGVFPQFLRYMYVGQMTISVDTVVYILKLADKYNIRDLVQLCVDYMKEHLNKAAANGCFVEWLDHSLLICPERRDLITLLENYLKWNLELVVAHNGWLDLSPGIMHWLLQQNDLAIRSEYRLYELVERWFWYQKRKIESRTEMRERERENALNSITSNVLVYIRFPMMRLIEMANVLVSPSLRELKEFVVARVADGMNFHSERTEVIAAARQTEYGEQQFTPRLYTCDLWSLGIAVNFFDNMEKYSSFPSMFFSPRNFIDSDSKDEECDGWDVEFFPLGVRYKPAQLIGVYSASSSRDIPESIIRTVRLRVTCQASLICERRYMIGVLIAGMMNDQEYVHTCHVRMAYFSNDQRVVNIDNLIPFEELQQVMHSPSRYLVGERQDTIKIQVVIVPLNPFSNLFTPQLE
- the LOC131291459 gene encoding thioredoxin domain-containing protein 5 homolog produces the protein MSPSKATMVTLSLALLVALASGHSDTSSVLLREDNFESALAADNFFVMFYAPWCDYCKKLAPTWAQLAEGRNNEATGLVKVGRVDCTTDGDLCTQHDVTGYPTLMLFRKSDTRQGTKYRGGRNLELFNAFLNEQLGTASGSTGGDSEKEEGSDDDVPTPPTPPASPLLELTEDTFAKHISSGKHFVKFYAPWCGHCTKLAPTWEELARSLEHERDIQVSKIDCTQYRPICTDFEVKGYPTLLWIEDGKKIEKYTGPRSHDDLKAYVAKMAGGLASMAEGGEEGAKLEGADKEDNKSVVVQLSEGDFAHAIAKGVTVVKFYAPWCGHCMRLAPTWEQLAEKMAARTDVTIAKVDCTVDGNKELCGDQEVNGYPTVFLYRAGEKVTEYYGPRSLDDLHEFVVQHLAAQDDGPHDEL